In Methanobacteriaceae archaeon, the following proteins share a genomic window:
- a CDS encoding AAA family ATPase: MARRKSPPSKSTGLGMGLDALIKAKTRDENNETEENQLKSGSDEIEISEDLKNNRSSKSQKSRKSVKADSSKTKTPVSRPSDNSSPKVEKPIKSLISKSTTTNDADEADSAENQRINMVISDVKKNPRITLWSSRSAAVLRYLKKTQPEFSISKEASKLIEEAVEEKYPEIWDLFDEI; encoded by the coding sequence ATGGCCCGTCGTAAATCTCCCCCATCAAAAAGCACGGGTCTAGGAATGGGCTTGGATGCTTTGATTAAGGCCAAAACCCGGGATGAGAATAATGAAACTGAAGAAAATCAACTAAAAAGTGGTTCTGATGAAATAGAAATATCTGAGGATTTAAAGAATAACAGATCTTCTAAATCTCAGAAATCTAGAAAATCTGTAAAAGCGGATTCATCTAAAACTAAAACCCCTGTTTCCAGACCTTCTGATAATTCATCTCCCAAAGTTGAAAAGCCAATTAAATCTTTAATTTCAAAATCTACAACTACCAATGACGCAGATGAAGCCGATTCTGCTGAAAATCAGAGAATAAATATGGTGATTAGTGATGTTAAAAAGAATCCCCGAATTACGCTATGGTCTTCTCGCTCAGCAGCTGTTTTAAGATATCTCAAAAAAACACAACCAGAATTTAGTATCAGTAAAGAAGCGTCAAAATTAATTGAAGAAGCAGTTGAAGAAAAATATCCTGAAATATGGGATCTTTTCGATGAGATATAG